The following proteins are encoded in a genomic region of Arachis stenosperma cultivar V10309 chromosome 4, arast.V10309.gnm1.PFL2, whole genome shotgun sequence:
- the LOC130975733 gene encoding putative F-box protein At1g67623 yields MTIDCFSNIAFLPNDMWVAITIKVASDSIRQLCSLRMTCKAARDAGDSDIVHRSVSIPPPHATPWWWCLNPEAKRFFDRCMVAGHPELLFREALRELFIRHNEKVGLQMLNSATSTSHVAAKYALSMTLLLHTDGNDDKEKGLELYRELDAAGSLADCKSRCFSILTVSWPGEVQMPRIEEQHTVCAAPRCSTRGHMPLLYDYRRRAAERNSVHAYGGAAHIPCIQCRADYDLQAFVNLP; encoded by the coding sequence ATGACAATCGACTGTTTCTCAAATATCGCTTTCCTTCCAAATGACATGTGGGTAGCAATTACCATTAAAGTTGCCTCAGACTCCATTCGACAGCTGTGCAGTCTCAGAATGACCTGTAAGGCTGCACGCGATGCGGGAGATTCCGATATTGTTCACCGGAGTGTTTCCATCCCACCACCGCATGCCACACCGTGGTGGTGGTGCCTCAATCCGGAGGCAAAGAGATTCTTTGATCGATGCATGGTAGCTGGCCATCCAGAGCTTCTGTTTCGGGAGGCACTTCGGGAACTCTTCATTAGACATAACGAAAAGGTTGGGCTCCAGATGCTGAATAGTGCAACAAGTACAAGCCATGTAGCAGCCAAATACGCACTGAGCATGACGTTGCTGCTTCACACGGACGGCAACGATGATAAAGAAAAAGGGCTGGAACTGTATCGCGAGCTTGATGCGGCTGGTTCACTCGCTGATTGTAAGTCAAGGTGCTTTTCAATTCTGACAGTGTCCTGGCCAGGTGAGGTCCAAATGCCCCGTATAGAAGAGCAACACACCGTCTGTGCCGCACCTAGGTGCTCGACCAGGGGACATATGCCTCTTCTGTATGACTATCGGAGACGTGCAGCAGAGCGAAACTCCGTCCATGCTTACGGAGGGGCCGCTCATATCCCCTGCATCCAGTGTCGCGCAGATTACGACCTGCAAGCCTTCGTCAACCTCCCATGA